One Bacteroidota bacterium DNA segment encodes these proteins:
- a CDS encoding helix-turn-helix domain-containing protein encodes EKAKKLIDESNGDEVIIEIAYKVGFNSKSTFNKAFKKYTGMTPSGYFTKKK; translated from the coding sequence TTGAAAAAGCAAAGAAATTAATTGACGAATCGAATGGGGATGAAGTCATTATTGAGATTGCATATAAAGTTGGTTTTAACTCAAAGTCTACTTTTAATAAGGCTTTTAAAAAATATACAGGGATGACACCCAGCGGTTACTTTACCAAGAAAAAATAA